Within the Gorilla gorilla gorilla isolate KB3781 chromosome 15, NHGRI_mGorGor1-v2.1_pri, whole genome shotgun sequence genome, the region TTCCTAGGGGCAATTCCTACGATGTTGTTTCAACCAGGTTTATGGATTATAATACTAACATTTCACCTTTGGCTGGTACTTGATACTCTCTAAATTTGCATCACCAAAATATGTCTCACTTTCACCTCACTACATCCCGGTGTTGAATTTGGGCAGGGATCCTGgctcctcttttcctccctccacaGTCAGCTCctcctgagggctgctgaagCTGACCCCTCCTAACTTGGGATTTTACGCCTTTTCTTATTCCCTCTAACCAATGGAAGGGTTTGGCCTCCAGGGCTGGCTGGGCAAGGGTGAATTCCAAACCAGGGGAGCTTTATTTCCCCTGACACTTGTCCAATCAGCCCCCGCTGAACTATGCGCTGCTGTTGATTGGGATGATGATCACGAGGGCGGAGCAGGTGGATGTCGTGCTGTGTGGAGGTGACACTCTGAAGACTGCAGTGCTTAAGGCAGAAGAAGGCATCCTGAAGACTGCCATCAAGCTCCAGGCTCAAGTCCAGGTCAGACACTCAACACCCACCATCCAAAAATACatgaaggacacaggcctgggaaTAGCCCAGATATTTGGTAAAGGCACAGATAATACACAGTTCTGAAGATTTCCCAAGCAGACTGCAAGACTGCAGTGTTTGTTGCTTACTGTGCAACCACATAACATGAAGTCTCTTTCCTTCAGGAGTTTGATGAAAATGATGGATGGTCCCTGAATACTTTTGGGAAATACCTGCTGTCTCTGGCTGGCCAAAGGGTTCCTGTGAGTATTAATCCCTGAGAAACCCTCTCCCTCCCCGACATTTTCCTCTGCAACTGATATATTTCATTTCTTGACCTTTAGAGCTGACTTCTCCAACCACATACAATAGTCAGATCAGCTCTACTGGCTACAACCCCCTACCCAGTGGTGTGCTGCTGAATATCTAACAACCAGCTTCCTAGAAAAATAAGCCTTGGTTATAGCATCTGCtaaatttccatggtgtaaacagTCCTACCGTGGCTGATTTCGAGCTATCGACATGATGCTACTGAACATAGAGTTGGGAAAAGACGCTCAGGAGCACACTGCTGTGTAGTATTCTCACACTCCTGATACAGTAGATGTAAATAAGCATGCGTAGATAAtagtaaaatgtagtaaaattaTTAGGAAGTTATacattttgagtatttattacatttgttttattttctgatttttattttttgagacagggtctcactccgttgcccaggctggagtgaagtggctcgattatagctcactgtgactaaaactcctgggctcaagtgattctcctgcctcagcctcccaagtagctgggactactggtgtgtgtcaacatgcccagccacatttgttttaaatataacttatttaattttttaaatgtatacaatttaatATTTAGTAATGTCCATCTTTAACAACTGCCCACAAACTTCCTGAAAACTTAACAATCAGCTCTCTTGAGCCTGAATGAGCCAGCTACAGTATACCACTGCCCCACTCCAACCTCCACTTTGATGTCCCCTGTAAGTTAAAATGCAGTGGCTTCCCTCATTCTATGTGCTCTCAGGAGAGGTACTCCTCTCAGAGTTCTCCTAATCCTCCTGTCCTCAGAAAGCTCATATCTTAATGTCCTGGGCTGTCTAGCATCCCTTCTCTAGCATCTTCTCCCCTTTCATCTTACAGGTGGACAGGGTCATCCTCCTTGGCCAAAGCATGGATGATGGAATGATAAATGTGGCCAAACAGCTTTACTGGCAGCGTGTGAATTCCAAGTGCCTCTTTGTTGGTATCCTCCTAAGAAGGGTACAATACCTGTAAGGGTGCTTATACTTCCTGCCCAGTGTCAGAAATCAGTGGTCTACATTTCCTCTCTACGCCTGCCAAAGCGTAGGACACTCCCACTTGGCAGGGATCTCCCCAACTCTGCCTTCTTACCTCTGTTGCACTTCAGGTGGATACTTTAGCCTAACTCTGTACCCCTCCGTGAGAGTCCACCCTAGCCCTAGCCTACCACATAACCCTATTAAAGGTGCAGAAGTGGGGTTTTCATCTTGGGATGTTAGTGGGCAGTGACTGTGTTCCAGGTATTGTTTGTGATGGTTAATGACTGCTTCTTCCTTTGCCAGGTCAACAGATTTGAATCCCAATGATGTGACACTCTCAGGCTGTACTGATGCGATACTGAAGTGAGTACAGAATGGATACTGAAGGGTTGGATACTTTGTTGGAAAGTTTTTGGGAGATTACtccagtcacttttttttttttttttttttttttttaaagacagaatctcactctgtcgctcaggctggagtgcagtggcacaatcttggctcactgcaacctccatctcctgggttcaagcgatcctcctgcctccgcctcccgagtacctgggactacagacatgcaccaccatgcccggctaatttttgtatttttagtagagacggggtttcaccatgttggtcaggctggtcttgaactcctgaccttgtgatccacccacctcagcctcccaaagtgctgggattacaggcgtgagccaccgcacccggctccaGTCACTTCTTTTTTAAAGTAAGGTAGTTCACTCCTCTTTTACAGCCATCCAGGCATAGCAGCAACACAGTGTCACAGGGACCCAGGCACTTTCTCTCTTATTGCTCCATGATCCTCAAATACTCAGCTTCTACCTCATAATTCAATATGTCTGCCTGAGCTCCAGCCATCTTGGTATTCAGCCAAGTTTGTATTATATCcagtaggaaagaagaaaggggacATGGGAGATTTCACTGTCAAGAGTTGGCCATGTCACTGTGGCTTCTGTTCAATTCTTGATCCGGAGAAAATTACGTCTATTTAAgctaaaattatagaaatctttTCacgttttttttctctgtctctccatccttTGCCTTCTTATTTACTTGTTTTCTCCCCTGGCTTTTCCTCTGGATACCATCCATTTCCCTCAACTCCTATGAGGAAGCCTCAGGCACATTCCTCCTTCTCCAGGGGGCCTTTATGGCTGGCACAGAGCTGCTCAAGCCCAGACTGGGATGGCTTTAATCTTTACACCTTTCCCTAGCCCGTTGCCCCGGCCCAACAGCAAGTTTGTGATTACCATGCACAGCAGGAGGGGCTAGAGCTGggcttctcttttccttcattcCTGTGGTTCTgcattctcatttattttaagtCTGCATAAACTGCTTATGGTCCTCTTCTTAAGGAGCTTGACTTAACTGGTGACCAAACCTGGACATATCTTTTTCCCCCTGCCCTTTTTGGAAGACCTCACTGATTTCGACCTGTGGTATTCTACTCTCATTTATCTTGTTATTTATGTCAGGTTCATTGCAGAGCATGGGGCCTCCCATCTTCTGGAACATGTGGGCCAAATGGACAAAATATTCAAGATTCCACCACCCCCAGGAAAGACAGGGGTCCAGTCTCTCCGGCCACTGGAAGAGGACACTCCAAGCCCCTTGGCTCCTATTTCCCAGCAAGGGTCAGTCTGTGTTTCTATGCCTTTGTGAATTGGGAGGGGCTGCAGTCAAACCTTGGGAAACCCTGGGGCTGAAATTCTAGCTGGTGAGGTGCCGCTTGTTCTCTTCATGAAGGCATGCTTCCTCTTTCTCAGGCGGAGGTTTCTCTACCACAGGGAGTTGTCAGATTGTGAGCAAGCCCTTCCTTTCTCTACTGAGGAAAGGAAGTCAGAATGCAAAGATGACGGCAGACATCATGGCCGTATGGCCAGGGCATAGGCAGAGGGCTTAGGAGCACAGGTTCTGGCTTTTTCACTGTGGCTTTGCCAAATAGTAGTTTGAATCTGGCTTAGttgcttaatttcttttctttttttttttttttttttgagacggagtctcgctgtgtcgcccagtctgaagtgcagtggcgtgatctcggctcactgcaagctctgcctcctgggttcacaccattctcctgcctcagcctcccgagtagctgggactacaggtgcccgccaccatgcccggctaatattttttttgtatttttagtagagacagggtttcgtcatgttggacaggctaaccttgaacttccgacctcaggtgatctgcccgcctcgacctcccgaagtgctgggattacaggcgtgagccaccgtgcctgaccagtTGCTTAATTTCTTAAAGCTATAGTTtcttgctgggcgcggtggctcacgcctgtaatcccagcactttgggaggtcgaggcgggcagatcacctgaggtcgggagttcaaggttagcctgtccaacatgacgaaaccctgtctctactaaaaatacaaaattagccgggtgtggtggctcatgcctgtaatcccagttactggggaggctgaggtgggagaattgcttgaaccctggaggcagaggttgcagtgagccgagatcacgccattttactctagcctgggcaacaagagcaaaactctgtctcaaaaaaaaaaaagttatagtttCTTGATTGCTAAAATGGAGCTAATGATAGTGCTTACCTCACAGTGCTGTCATGAACAAACAGTAAGTATATAAAAATGATTACCAGAAAAAAGAGAGGTGTACAAGAAATAGCAAGTGGGCTTTAAATTCCAGGGCCCTGCAGTTGAGACCACTAGCAGGTGCTTCTCTGAAGGCCTGCTGGGCACCCGTGTGCTGTCTGTCGTACCTGGCTTGTGCTCAGTGCTAAAGGGTGATCACAGCAGTGTCTATGGATTGGGGGGTGGGACTCATTCCTAGACTGAGCCCAGCTCTCTGCTTATCCCCAGATGGCGCAGCATCCGGCTTTTCATTTCATCCACTTTCCGAGACATGCACGGGGAGCGGGACCTGCTGCTGAGGTCTGTGCTGCCAGCACTGCAGGCCCGAGCGGCCCCTCACCGTATCAGCCTTCACGGAATCGACCTCCGCTGGGGCGTCACTGAGGAGGAGACCCGCAGGAACAGGTGTGGGGGCTGCAGAGAAGAGGGGCTGGGTCGGGGATGAGGGGCTTGAGTGGTGGACCTGAGGTGGGCATGGTTGGGGCTGCAAGAATGGATGAGGGTGAAGGCGGGAGTCCCTCCTTGGATACTAACAAGAGCAGCCTACCTTTTCTTTACTCAGTTGCGAGTCAGGGCCCCATCTCCCTGTTTGTGCCTATGTTCCCTGATACCATGCCCCCAGTGTCTCCCACACGTCCCTATCATCATGCCTACAGACAACTGGAAGTGTGccttggggaggtggagaacgCACAGCTGTTTGTGGGGATTCTGGGCTCCCGTTATGGATACATTCCCCCCAGCTACAACCTTCCTGACCATCCACACTTCCACTGGGTAAGGCAGACAGGTTTGGAGGAGGGCTGGGGAGGAAGCAAAGGTTGGGGCAGAGGCTGGGAGAAGCCACACTCTGTCAGAAACCCTGCAACTATGAACAGGCAGGTCCTTGAGACTTGAAGTGAAATACGGGCTGAAGATACTGCAAGTGACCATGCTCTAGATGAGAAAAGTCCTTTGAGAAGTGCCTCTGGGGTTGGCCAAGAGCAAAAGTAGGAGGGTGGGTCTGCTTAGGTGTTGCCATCACATAGATCTGGGTACTGATCTCCCTTCTGTCATCTACAAGTTGTGTGGCTTTGTGTGATGCAGCTTACTCTGACCTAGCCTCCATTTCCCTATATTAAAGAGAAGCAATGACATTGACATTGGAGAGTTATTATGAGAACTGAAAGTCTGtaacagggccaggtgcagtggctcacgcctataatcccagcagtttgggagaccaaggcgggtggatcacgtgaggtcaggagtttgagaccagcctggccaacatggcgaaaccctgtctctactaaaaatacaaaaattagctgggcttggtggtagacacctgtaatcccagctactcaggaggctgaggcaggagaattgcttgaacccaggaggcggaggttgctgtgagccaagattgcgccattgcactccagcctgggtgacaagaacaaaactcagtctcaaaaaaacaaaaaataaaaaaaaaacaaaatcaaaggtCTGTAACAGAATACTCAATACATTACAGGCATTCAGTGAATGTTAGCTATTAGTGCCTtgttccaggaaaaaaataaataaataaataaaaaacattagctaTTAGCTATATTTTATTGCTTGTGcctggagggaaggagagaggaacaTCAGAGATACAGGAGGCCTGGGGCCCTGGCAGGTCTGGAGGGAGGGTCACTGTGGCCTAGGACTAAACTCACTGTCTCTGCCCTCCCCGCAGGCCCAGCAGTACCCTTCAGGGCGCTCTGTGACAGAGATGGAGGTGATGCAGTTCCTGAACCGGAACCAACGTCTGCAGCCCTCTGCCCAAGCTCTCATCTACTTCCGGGATTCCAGCTTCCTCAGGTACTGTCTGTTGCCTGCAGGTTGGGGCTCCTTCCCCAAAAGGCCAGACAGGCCAGTCTTCTCTCCTTAGTATTCAGAGTATAGAAGGGGAGTGCTATGAGGCAGAAACAGGACTCAGCATGCCTTTGCAGCCCCACATCAGCCTTGGTGCTGGAGTCAGGAGCTCTCTACTTGAGGAGCTTCAGGAAATTACAGCTATGTCTGGTGGTTGGTGGAGGGAGGCTGGCTGGGGTCTGAGTCTGTGCCAACTTTTGGGGTCTTTGGTGGTCAGCTCTGTGCCAGATGCCTGGAAATCTGACTTTGTTTCTGAGTCTGAAGAGGCCGCATGTCGGATCTCAGAACTGAAGAGCTACCTAAGCAGACAGAAAGGGATCACCTGCCGCAGGTGAGCTGAGGGAGGTAGGGAGCACCTGTACAGAGATGTGGTGAGAGGAGCCGGGCCTGCTCTGACCTGGTTGTGCTTGATTTGCCCACAGATACCCCTGTGAGTGGGGGGGTGTGGCAGCTGGCCGGCCCTATGTTAGTGGGCTGGAGGAGTTTGGGCAGTTGGTTCTGCAGGATGTATGGAATATGATCCAGAAGCTCTACCTGCAGGTCAGCAGAAGCACTGGTGACCAGAGGCATGGAGAGGGACATGGGGTGGTCTGGATTGTCCTGGGGAGGAAGTAGCTTGGCGGGGGCTCTGTGAGTTTTAGCCTGGGAGTGCTGAGGAGCATGGCACCATGGATAGTCACTGACCCATTTACCCTCAGCCTGGGGCCCTGCTGGAGCAGCCAGTGTCCATCCCAGATGATGACTTGGTCCAGGCCAccttccagcagctgcagaagcCACCGAGTCCTGCCCGGCCACGCCTTTTTCAGGACACAGTGCAACAGCTGATGCTGCACCACGGGAGGCTAAGCCTGGTGACGGGGCAGTCAGGACAGGGCAAGACAGCCTTCCTGGTACAGAGTCTCAGGGGcctgggcaggagggagggaaggctgTGTGGGCTAAGGAGGTAAGGCACAGGGAGCTCAGGCATGTAAAATGTGAccatgttttctgttcctgtcccATGCAGGCATCTCTTGTGTCAGCCCTGCAGGCTCCTGATGGGGCCAAGGTGGCACCATTAGTCTTCTTCCACTTTTCTGGGGCTCGTCCTGACCAGGGTCTTGCCCTCACTCTGCTCAGACGCCTCTGTACCTATCTGCGTGGCCAACTAAAAGAGCCAGGTGCCCTCCCCAGCACCTACCGGTGGGTATCCCCCAATGAGCCCAGCCTTGTTGATGCCCATGTaccacccctgcttttttttttctcttccactgACCCTGACTTCCTCTCCATGTACAGAAGCCTGGTGTGGGAGCTGCAGCAGAGGCTGCTGCCCAAGTCTGCTGAGTCCCTGCATCCTGGCCAGACCCAGGTCCTGATCATCGATGGGGCTGATAGGTTAGTGGACCAGAATGGGCAGCTGATTTCAGACTGGATCCCAAAGAAGCTTCCCCGGGTGAGTGTGAGAAGGAGGTGGGTGTCGGGAAGAAggctggggagaaggagggaTACGGCACGGAGGAGAGGGGCCTCTCCAATGtggttctccttttctttctacctTCCTGCCCCTTTGCCCAaatatcacagtgtgtacacCTGGTGCTGAGTGTGTCTAGTGATGCAGGCCTAGGGGAGACCCTTGAGCAGAGCCAGGGTGCCCACGTGGTGGCCTTGGGGCCTCTGGAGGCCTCTGCTCGGGCCCGGCTGGTGAGAGAGGAGCTGGCCCTGTACGGGAAGCGGCTGGAGGAGTCACCATTTAACAACCAGGTTGGGTTCTAGGCCGGGGCCGGTGGGTGTGTGGGGTGAATCTGGGAGCTATGAGGACCTGGGGTGCTGAGGCTGCTAGCTGCCTTGCACAGACCTGCTCCTTTGTTTTCTCAGAAATTCTGTCCATGGGAAGTTGTTAATAAGAAAATTGTGATTCCTGATCATGTCACCCAGCCCTCTTCCCCCGGTGAATGGCCTTTCCAGGGCCTCTCCGGGTGAGGGGATGAGTAAAGTGGTTTTTGGTGGGGTAGGCCGAGCCACAGGGGTTTTCTGGcagggctggctgggcagagcagCGTAGGAGAGGGATGGTTTGTGTCCTGGGATCATGCCATGGACCTGGCATCTGCTGGGGACTCTCAGAGGAGGAGCTGCCTGGCAGAGGGGCTGGTGCTGGGGCAGACGGCTGGCTGCGGGCAGCCCTCCTGGACCCCACCCTGAGTCCTGAGTCTTGCCAGATGCGACTGCTGCTGGTGAAGCGGGAATCAGGCCGGCCGCTCTACCTGCGCTTGGTCACCGATCACCTGAGGCTCTTCACGCTGTATGAGCAGGTCAGTTCTCGTCACCTTCCAAGTCCTAATCACCACTTCCCATTCTCTCTTCAGCTGCTTTATCTCATCCCTATCCCACGTCCTTTGCTGTCCTGTGATCACCCGCTCCCTATCCTCGCCTCATACCTCGCCTCACTTCCCTCCTACTGTTGTTCTTTACTTTTTCATTCCTCCACACTGTCCTCCTGCTGCCCCTTCCCTATCCCACAACCCAAGCTGCTTCTCCTCCCACTGCACTGAACAAGGCTGTCCTCCCGCCATCCTAGGTGTCTGAGAGACTCCGGACCCTGCCTGCCACTGTCCCCCTGCTGCTGCAGCACATCCTGAGCACACTGGAGAAGGAGCATGGGCCTGATGTCCTTCCCCAGGCCTTGACTGCCCTAGAGGTCACACGGAGTGGTCAGTGCTTGGGGTGGGttggttgggaggctgagggccagggttCGGATTACATTGGTTCCCTTGGGGTCTCAGCAGGCAGTTCAAGGAGAGACagggtgtggtgggggtggggacactGTATGGTTAGATGAGGGCCTCAGAGAGCTTGAGTTTTCAGGTTTGACTGTGGACCAGCTGCATGGAGTGCTGAGTGTGTGGCGGACGCTACCGAAGGGGACTAAGAGCTGGGAAGAAGCAGTGGCTGCTGGTAACAGTGGAGACCCCTACCCCATGGGCCCGTTTGCCTACCTCGTCCAGAGTCTGCGCAGGTACAGGTGCCCCAGCAGAGCTCCCgctgacctctctgtgccttcccTTCTTTGAGCCAGGGCCCTCTGTATAGCTTCAACAACTGGCTCCCAGACCATGAATGAGCTACTGCTCCAGCTGCTCCAGTTTCCGCTATTTGAGGGGGGAATAGGAGCCCACTGTGTGCCAGAATGCTCACTGACaggcctcttccttcttctctctcccttcctcacaCGAGGACAGTTTGCTAGGGGAGGGCCCTCTGGAGCGCCCTGGTGCCCGGCTGTGCCTCCCTGATGGGCCCCTGAGAACAGCAGCTAAACGTCGCTATGGGAAGAGGCCAGGGCTAGAGGACACGGCACACATCCTCATTGCAGGTGATTGCAGCCCAAGTCAGCCTGGGCACTGAGTGTGGGGCTTGGGCCTGGAGGCCAGGACCACCCACTGTGCTCCCATCTGCTGGCCAGCTCACCTACTGTCCTTGGGAATGATGCAGGGCTGAGCCTTTCTCAATATCTGTTCATGCAGCTCAGCTCTGGAAGACATGTGACGCTGATGCCTCAGGCACCTTCCGAAGTTGCCCTCCTGAGGCTCTGGGAGACCTGCCTTACCACCTGGTTAGTTCCTAGACCCCATAGACACCTTTCCCAAAGTGAGTGCTTTGGTTGTTCTGAGACCCCTCTCCCCCTTACCATCTCCACCATCACCGCCGCCATTACCCCTCCCAAACTCCCTTGACCTCTTTCCTTTCAGTTTTCCTGCCCTTCTTCTTCAAGTCCTTTGTCCCAGCTCAGATCCTATCTCTGTATCCAGGTTCTGAGACTAAACTGTCCCTTCTCACCAGCCCCTTCATATCCCTAATGAATTCAATCTGACCTTCTCAGCTCCAGAGCGGGAACCGTGGACTTCTTTCGAAGTTTCTTACCAACCTCCATGTGGTGGCTGCACACTTGGAATTGGGTCTGGTCTCTCGGCTCTTGGAGGCCCATGCCCTCTATGGTGAGATGAGTCACTGGCTGGATTCTTCTCTGAGATATGGGACTCCTGGGTGTGCTTATGGGGGCCCTGCTCAGGGTTGGGGCAGGGGTGTGGGTGTCAGGGAAAAAAGATTCAAATTTCCATTTCAAGTTGAAAATGCCAGGAGGGTAAGCACGTGACTCTCAGGAGACCTTTCACCTTGATCTCTTGGACCAGAGATTCTTCAACTTTATTTAGTTAGCATAAAACTATCTAGGAAACTTGTTCAAATTGCAGATCCTTGGGTCTCCATATTCTGGTTTCCTAGGTTTGGAGTGGGGCTCAAAGCTTTGTACTTTTAAGAGATATTCCCGATATAGGGCCAgagggccacactttgagacttACTATTGTAGACACACCATATGGTTTTATTTGGTGCTGGGGCTAATGGGGTCCAGCTGGCTCCCCAGTGACATTCTGCCACCCTTTTATAGCTTCTTCAGTCCCCAAAGAGGAACAAAAGCTCCCCGAGGCTGATGTTGCAGTGTTTCGCACCTTCCTGAGGCAGCAGGCTTCAATCCTCAGCCAGTACCCCCGGCTCCTGCCCCAGCAGGCAGCCAACCAGCCCCTGGACTCACCTCTTTGCCACCAAGCCCCGCTGCTCTCCCAGAGATGGCACCTCCAACACACACTACGATGGCTTAATAAACCCCGGACCATGAAAAATCAGCAAAGGTAAGACCTTGACCCCAGACCCTAGTAAGCCCACCAGAGAGCAAGCTGCAGCTCTTTCTGAAACTGAGGAATAAGGATGACCAGAAACACTGGAGAGGGATCCAGGCACAGAAGCACATAAATCAACTCCTGTTTGCATTCTCTCGTttatttcctccctttcttcctactCTTTCTCTAGCTCCAGCCTGTCTCTGGCAGTTTCCTCATCCCCTACTGCTGTGGCCTTCTCCACCAATGGGCAAAGAGCAGCTGTGGGCACTGCCAATGGGACAGTTTACCTGTTGGACCTGAGAACTTGGCAGGTATGACAATCAAGGAGGGGCAGAATTTACCCTCTGAAAATCCGTGAAGACTGCCCTGAAGCCCTAGATGAGCCAAACACACCTGTTATCACTCTGATTAATTCAGCAACTTTACTGCCTGCACATCAGCTCAAAGGGCTTGGTCAAAAAATCAATCACACAGCAAATATTTGCTGCACACCTTCCATTTAAGGCACTGCGCTAAGCGTTGTAAGAAACACAGGACTTGGGACATTGTCATTGCCCACCAAGTGGTCAGTTTTGTTGGGAGATAAGACATACGAGGTAAAAAAGGAACCGAAACATAGCCATGTAATCTAATTAAGACATGAGTGAGTTGTGCAGCTATAGGAGGACATAGGATAGAGAAGGGCAGGCACTCTTGTTTGAACAAGGAACCTGAGCAAAGACACAGGGGGAGAATGTTCCTGGTAAATTTGTaaattgctgagaattatggCAGCAGAGTGCTTATGGGAGGCTAATAGTACATTAGGCTGGAGAGGTGAGTCCTAGAACCACAGCCTCTTTCTATCCTCTTTACACTCATGTCATCCCCTACCCCATGTAACCCCATTTTCTCAGACCCATCAAAATTTTCTGTAACTTGGGGAATAGGTATGGGGTTTGGAGTAGGGGAGAAAATGTGGCCCCACTTGGATCACGAGGCCCCCACTTGAACGTGTGCTTGACTTGCAACATAGAGAGCCAAGGACTCATGGCCTTTGTGTCTTGGCCTTCTTTTTGGGTGGGGCCTGGAGTGGTGGGACTTGGAGGGTCAAGGGGATGGCCTGAGCCGCACTCCCTCACCCACTGTCGCAGGAGGAGAAGTCTGTGGTGAGTGGCTGTGATGGAATCTCTGCTTGTTTGTTCCTCTCCGATGATACACTCTTTCTTACTGCCTTCGACGGGCTCTTGGAGCTCTGGGACCTGCAGCATGGTTGTCGGTAAGGGGTCCTCCCCATTTGTCTTGGAATGAGGGCCTTCCCCATTTTTTGGAAGCCCCAGGAGAAGGAAATGAGGAGGGAGCTGATGGCCAGGGTCCAGAGGACTGACTTCATCTTCCTGGGATAGGGTGCTGCAGACTAAGGCTCACCAGTACCAAATCACTGGCTGCTGCCTGAGCCCAGACTGCCGGCTGCTAGCCACGGTGTGCTTGGGAGGATGCCTAAAGGTAAGACTTGGGGTCTGCAGTGGTCAGAGTGGCCCTGAGCCATGACTCACCCTCGTGAATTTGTTCTCTCAGTGCGGCAGAGGCTGCTGACTCCCTGGCCAGAGAAGGCCTTCCCTGCTGAGGGCAGGGTAACTGGACAAGGTTGCTCCTGGAGGTCTGGGACTGAGAAGTTCAGGCATCTCTGTTCAGCATCCtgattcctcctctctctccctcagcTGTGGGACACAGTCCGTGGGCAGCTGGCCTTCCAGCACACCTACCCCAAGTCCCTGAACTGTGTTGCCTTCCACCCAGAGGGGCAGGTAATAGCCACAGGCAGCTGGGCTGGCAGTATCAGCTTCTTCCAGGTGGATGGGCTCAAAGTCACCAAGGTAAGAAGGTCCAGTGTAGCTCTTGGGGGAAGCACAGGAGGACAGGAGTGGAGGGTGGCAGACGACAGACAGCAGCATTCTGGGTCACTTAAGATTTTGCTGAGAGCAGGTCTTCACGTTTCCATTTCTACCTCCCTGTGTAGGACCTGGGGGCACCCGGAGCCTCTATCCGTACCTTGGCCTTCAATGTGCCTGGGGGGGTTGTGGCTGTGGGCCGGCTGGACAGTATGGTGGAGCTGTGGGCCTGGCGAGAAGGGGCACGGCTGGCTGCCTTCCCTGCCCACCATGGCTTTGTTGCTGCTGCGCTTTTCCTGCATGCGGGTTGCCAGTTACTGACGGCTGGAGAGGATGGCAAGGTCAGCTTGCAGAGGGCTGGTGGTGGGTTGTGAGGGGGAGTAGCAAAGGCAAAGAATatcttggtgggggtgggggtcctTTGTCGAGGAGACTGTGGAGGAGCTTGGATTGCAGGAGCCACGGGGAGAGGGGTGCCGCTGTGTGCAGGGGCAGCTCTCATGAGAAGAGTCTCTGGAAGGAGGACTTTAATGGGGGTGGCTGTAACTCAAAACAGGGAGGAGGaccaggtggtggaggtggtatCCTTAAGCCCTTTTCT harbors:
- the TEP1 gene encoding telomerase protein component 1, with translation MEKLHGHVSAHPDILSLENRCLAMLPDLQPLEKLHQHVSTHSDILSLKNQCLATLPDLKTMEKPHGYVSAHPDILSLENRCLATLSDLKTMEKPHGHVSAHPDILSLENRCLATLPSLKSTVSASPLFQSLQISHMTQADLYRVNNSNCLLSEPPSWRAQHFSKGLDLSTCPIALKSISATETAQEATLGRWFDSEEKKGAETQMPSYSLSLGEEEEVEDLAVKLTSGDSESHPEPTDHVLQEKKMALLSLLCSTLVSEVNMNNTSDPTLAAIFEICCELALLEPEFILKASLYARQQLNVRNVANKILAIAAFLPACRPHLRRYFCAIVQLPSDWIQVAELYQSLAEGDKNKLVPLPACLRTAMTDKFAQFDEYQLAKYNPRKHRAKRHPRRPPRSPRMEPPFSHRHFPRYIGFLREEQRKFEKAGDTVSEKKNPPRFTLKKLVQRLHIHKPAQHVQALLGYRYPSNLQLFSRSRLPGPWDSSRAGKRMKLSRPETWERELSLRGNKASVWEELIENGKLPFMAMLRNLCNLLRVGISSRHHELILQRLQHAKSVIHSRQFPFRFLNAHDAIDALEAQLRNQALPFPSNITLMRRILTRNEKNRPRRRFLCHLSRQQLRMAMRIPVLYEQLKREKLRVHKARQWKYDGEMLNRYRQALETAVNLSVKHSLPLLPGRTVLVYLTDANADRLCPKSNPQGPPLNYALLLIGMMITRAEQVDVVLCGGDTLKTAVLKAEEGILKTAIKLQAQVQEFDENDGWSLNTFGKYLLSLAGQRVPVDRVILLGQSMDDGMINVAKQLYWQRVNSKCLFVGILLRRVQYLSTDLNPNDVTLSGCTDAILKFIAEHGASHLLEHVGQMDKIFKIPPPPGKTGVQSLRPLEEDTPSPLAPISQQGWRSIRLFISSTFRDMHGERDLLLRSVLPALQARAAPHRISLHGIDLRWGVTEEETRRNRQLEVCLGEVENAQLFVGILGSRYGYIPPSYNLPDHPHFHWAQQYPSGRSVTEMEVMQFLNRNQRLQPSAQALIYFRDSSFLSSVPDAWKSDFVSESEEAACRISELKSYLSRQKGITCRRYPCEWGGVAAGRPYVSGLEEFGQLVLQDVWNMIQKLYLQPGALLEQPVSIPDDDLVQATFQQLQKPPSPARPRLFQDTVQQLMLHHGRLSLVTGQSGQGKTAFLASLVSALQAPDGAKVAPLVFFHFSGARPDQGLALTLLRRLCTYLRGQLKEPGALPSTYRSLVWELQQRLLPKSAESLHPGQTQVLIIDGADRLVDQNGQLISDWIPKKLPRCVHLVLSVSSDAGLGETLEQSQGAHVVALGPLEASARARLVREELALYGKRLEESPFNNQMRLLLVKRESGRPLYLRLVTDHLRLFTLYEQVSERLRTLPATVPLLLQHILSTLEKEHGPDVLPQALTALEVTRSGLTVDQLHGVLSVWRTLPKGTKSWEEAVAAGNSGDPYPMGPFAYLVQSLRSLLGEGPLERPGARLCLPDGPLRTAAKRRYGKRPGLEDTAHILIAAQLWKTCDADASGTFRSCPPEALGDLPYHLLQSGNRGLLSKFLTNLHVVAAHLELGLVSRLLEAHALYASSVPKEEQKLPEADVAVFRTFLRQQASILSQYPRLLPQQAANQPLDSPLCHQAPLLSQRWHLQHTLRWLNKPRTMKNQQSSSLSLAVSSSPTAVAFSTNGQRAAVGTANGTVYLLDLRTWQEEKSVVSGCDGISACLFLSDDTLFLTAFDGLLELWDLQHGCRVLQTKAHQYQITGCCLSPDCRLLATVCLGGCLKLWDTVRGQLAFQHTYPKSLNCVAFHPEGQVIATGSWAGSISFFQVDGLKVTKDLGAPGASIRTLAFNVPGGVVAVGRLDSMVELWAWREGARLAAFPAHHGFVAAALFLHAGCQLLTAGEDGKVQVWSGSLGRPRGHLGSLSLSPALSVALSPDGDRVAVGYRADGIRIYKISSGSQGAQGQALDVAVSALAWLSPKVLVSGAEDGSLQGWALKECSLQSLWLLSRFQKPVLGLATSQELLASASEDFTVQLWPRQLLTRPHKAEDFPCGTELRGHEGPVSCCSFSTDGGSLATGGRDRSLLCWDVRTPKTPVLIHSFPACHRDWVTGCAWTKDNLLIILLQ